The stretch of DNA TAATTCCGACATGCGGGCGGCGTGTGAGCCCTCCCAGTATACCTTCAGGCACTGCGGGCATTGCATGAAGGTCTCATATTTATGGAATACGAACTCAGGTACGGACGGCTCCACATCTTTCTTCGGGACATGTATAAGACTGACGTTGCAGGCGATACAGCGCGTCATGACAAGGCGCATATCGAAAAAGGGCTTGATCCGGGGAAGTATCTGCCTCACCTGCTCCCGCACCCGGTCGGATTCGATAAAAA from Syntrophorhabdaceae bacterium encodes:
- a CDS encoding Mut7-C RNAse domain-containing protein, yielding MKFLCDMMLGKLAKYLRILGLDAPYVQGLDEGGEIAASGEPFFFLTRRREIRHMADVIFIESDRVREQVRQILPRIKPFFDMRLVMTRCIACNVSLIHVPKKDVEPSVPEFVFHKYETFMQCPQCLKVYWEGSHAARMSELIEEVMGIERME